One Brassica napus cultivar Da-Ae chromosome C2, Da-Ae, whole genome shotgun sequence DNA window includes the following coding sequences:
- the LOC125582494 gene encoding uncharacterized protein LOC125582494, with product MRTYEGLSGQCINFSKSAITFSARTPSEVKLRVKVALGIDAEGGLGKYLGLPEHFGRKKWDIFASILDRIRRKAQSWTSRFLSGAGKQVLLKAVLTAIPCYSMTCFKLPKSLCKQIQSLLTRFWWDANPEKRKMCWVAWNTLTLPKYDGGPGFKDIETFNDALLAKVLLGKYARYSSFLDCQAPSTASHGWRSVLVGREILKKGLSWTVGSGDKIRVWSDPWLSCEAPMIPIGPPNRTEANLMVSDLLCPISNAWDIDKIRRFLPRYEDVILCLIMSCAPAPDTLAWLLDKSGEYTTKTGYRAGLNIDDLAPPEFDFNWTKSIWNVKTAPKLKDFLWKVVRRAIPVSANLENRGILPFRCKTCNAREDDLHVFLNCEVVKLVWDLAPLSTRPSSMASLISNAPFHTNLPPVGLTVPLWPWILWNLWKTSNKLYFDNRTFSSMEIIAKAISDAKEWQSAQSQEMTQELISGPQTARPNSALLSDGPPRTVRCNVDAAWDQRSGNCGTGAIFSGDNTYPLSSPRSGAHSHISSALMAEALAIRSAVMYAASSNVKVLMILSDSLSLVKLLKERRSIPALFGIVFDIYHFSSTFDSVLFHYVPRLCNVEADDVAKSALSLLNESSVNGM from the exons ATGCGCACATATGAAGGTCTCTCGGGCCAATGTATAAACTTCTCAAAGTCTGCCATTACCTTCTCTGCTAGAACTCCCTCAGAGGTTAAGCTTCGGGTAAAAGTGGCCTTAGGTATTGATGCTGAAGGTGGGCTAGGAAAGTATCTTGGACTACCTGAGCACTTCGGGAGGAAGAAATGGGATATCTTTGCATCGATTCTAGACCGCATTAGACGAAAAGCCCAAAGCTGGACCTCACGCTTTCTCTCTGGCGCGGGTAAGCAAGTGTTGTTGAAGGCCGTTCTCACCGCGATTCCATGCTACTCTATGACATGTTTTAAACTCCCAAAATCTCTCTGTAAGCAAATTCAATCTCTTCTTACGAGATTTTGGTGGGATGCGAATCCGGAGAAACGTAAGATGTGTTGGGTAGCTTGGAACACTCTCACTCTACCAAAATATGATGGCGGTCCAGGTTTTAAAGACATTGAGACGTTCAACGATGCTTTGCTGGCTAAA GTTCTATTGGGAAAATACGCTCGATACTCATCCTTCTTGGATTGTCAAGCACCGTCTACTGCCTCTCATGGCTGGAGAAGTGTTTTGGTGGGGAGAGAGATCTTGAAAAAAGGCCTCAGCTGGACAGTAGGAAGCGGAGACAAGATTCGTGTATGGAGCGACCCATGGTTATCTTGTGAAGCTCCAATGATTCCGATAGGACCACCTAATAGAACAGAAGCTAATCTCATGGTAAGCGACCTCCTCTGCCCAATCTCGAACGCATGGGACATTGACAAGATAAGGAGGTTCTTACCTCGGTATGAAGACGTCATTCTGTGTCTGATCATGAGTTGTGCTCCGGCCCCAGATACGCTAGCTTGGCTCCTGGACAAATCTGGTGAATATACCACGAAAACAGGTTACAGAGCGGGCTTAAACATTGATGATCTGGCCCCTCCtgaatttgattttaattggaCTAAAAGCATCTGGAACGTTAAAACCGCTCCAAAGCTGAAAGATTTCTTGTGGAAGGTGGTCCGTAGAGCTATCCCCGTGAGTGCCAATCTGGAAAACAGGGGAATTCTACCCTTTCGCTGCAAGACGTGCAACGCAAGAGAGGATGATTTACACGTGTTCTTAAATTGCGAGGTGGTGAAACTGGTATGGGATCTGGCTCCGTTATCTACTCGACCTTCCTCCATGGCATCACTGATCTCTAATGCTCCCTTTCATACGAATTTACCCCCTGTTGGTCTTACGGTACCCCTATGGCCATGGATCTTGTGGAATCTATGGAAAACTAGTAATAAGCTCTATTTCGATAACAGGACTTTTTCTAGTATGGAAATCATTGCAAAAGCTATATCTGATGCCAAGGAGTGGCAATCTGCTCAAAGCCAGGAGATGACGCAAGAGCTTATCTCAGGCCCTCAAACGGCCCGACCCAACTCTGCCTTACTAAGCGATGGCCCTCCCCGCACTGTAAGATGTAATGTTGATGCAGCGTGGGATCAGAGATCAGGCAATTGTGGCACCGGAGCAATCTTTTCAGGTGATAATACCTACCCGCTATCGAGTCCTCGCAGCGGCGCACACAGTCATATCTCATCGGCGTTAATGGCTGAAGCCCTCGCCATCCGTTCTGCGGTCATGTATGCTGCATCATCAAATGTTAAAGTCCTAATGATTCTGTCTGACTCCCTCTCCCTGGTCAAGTTACTGAAGGAAAGGAGGTCCATCCCAGCTTTGTTTGGAATTGTGTTTGATATCTATCATTTTAGCTCTACCTTtgattctgttttgtttcattatgTTCCCCGGTTGTGTAATGTGGAGGCTGATGATGTGGCAAAATCAGCCCTCTCATTGCTTAACGAATCTTCCGTCAATGGAATGTAA